From the Chryseobacterium sp. G0201 genome, the window GAAGTAATCTGCTATGTTTATTAATTTTTAATCAAAGGAAAATGTCAAGAATTGGTAAAGCAATTATAACAATTCCCGCTGGAATTACTGTCACTGAAAAAGACGGTGTGGTAACTGTAAAAGGTCCTAAAGGAGAACTTACTCAGGAGCTTACAGAAGGAATTACTTTAGAACAAAACGATGGTGTGCTTACATTCAGCAGACCGTCTGATTCTAAGCAACACAGAGCGCTACACGGTTTATACCGAGCGTTGATCAATAACATGATTTTGGGAACTGCTGAAGGTTTCACAAAAAAGTTAGAACTAGTAGGGGTAGGATACAGAGCGTCACACACAGGTCAAAAACTTGAGTTAGCTTTAGGATTCTCTCACGGTATCGTTTTAGAACTTCCAAAAGAAGTAATAATCGACACATTGACTGAAAAAGGTAAAAACCCAATTATTACTTTAACGTCTCATGACAAGCAACTTCTAGGAATGGTTTCTGCAAAGATCCGTTCATTCAGAAAGCCTGAGCCATACAAAGGAAAAGGTGTAAGATTCGTAGGAGAAATTGTTAGACGTAAAGCTGGTAAATCTGCTTAATAAATTATAAGTATTATGGCATTAAGTAAAGTAGAAAAAAGAATAAGAATAAAAAGAAGAGTAAGAGGAAAAATCTCTGGATCTTCTGAATTGCCAAGATTATCTGTATATAAAAGTAATAAGGAAATTTACGCTCAGTTAATCGACGACAAAGACGGTAAAACTTTAGTATCTGCTTCTTCTAGAGATAAAGGAGTTGACGCTAAAGGTACAAAAAGTGAAGTTTCTGCCGCTGTTGGTAAAGCTATTGCTGCTAAAGCAGTTGCTGCAGGAATTGGAGCTATTGTATTTGATAGAAACGGTTTCGTATACCACGGTAGAGTGAAAGCTCTAGCTGATGGTGCGAGAGAAGGAGGACTTAAATTCTAATCATTAAATTTCGGAAAATATGTTAGGACTAGATAATATAGAAAGAGTAAAACCGGGAGGATTAGAATTAAAAGATCGTCTCGTATCAGTTAACAGAGTAACTAAAGTAACAAAAGGTGGTAGAGCTTTCGGGTTTTCTGCTATCGTTGTTGTTGGAAATGAAGAAGGAGTTATTGGTTACGGTTTAGGTAAATCTAAAGAGGTTGCTTCTGCAATTGCTAAAGCAGTTGAAGACGCTAAGAAAAACCTTGTTAAAGTACCTGTAATGAACCATACAATCCCTCACCAGACTACTGCTAGATACGGTGGTGCAGATATCTTCTTGAGACCTGCTTCTCACGGTACAGGACTTATTGCAGGTGGTGCAGTAAGAGCGGTATTGGAGTCTGCTGGTATTCACGATATCCTTTCAAAATCTAAAGGATCTTCTAACCCTCACAACGTAGTGAAAGCTACTTTCAAAGCGTTGTTAGACATCAGAAGACCTGAAGAAATTGCAAGAATGAGAGGAGTTTCTCTAAGTAAAGTGTTTAACGGTTAATAAATAAACAATGGCAACAATTAAAGTAAAACAAGTAAGAAGCGCTATTGGTAGAACAAAAACCCAAAAGAGAACGCTTGAAGCATTAGGATTTAAGAAACTTCACCAAGTTGTAGAGCACGAAGCTACGCCTTCTATTTTAGGTATGATAGCTGCAGTTAGTCATTTACTTGAAGTTCAAAAATAATTTTAAAAAGAAATTAAAATGAATTTAAACAACATAAAACCTGCTGCAGGTTCTACTTTTAGTTCAAAAAGAATTGGTAGAGGACAAGGTAGTGGAAAAGGAGGTACTTCTACGAAAGGTCACAAAGGACAGAAAGCAAGAGCTGGTTATTCTCAGAAGATCGGTTTTGAAGGAGGTCAGATGCCTTTACAAAGAAGATTACCGAAATTCGGTTTCAAAAATGTAAACAGAAAAGAATTTAGAGCTATTAACCTAGACGATATTCAAACTTTAATTGATACTAAATCTGTAACAGGAGATATTACAAAAGAAGTTTTGGTACAAAACGGTTTAGCTACTAAAAACGAATCAGTGAAAATTATGGGTAGAGGAGAATTGAAATCTGCGGTTTCAATTTCTGCTGATAAATTTACTAAATCTGCATTAGAGCTGATCTCTAAAGCAGGTGGACAAGCAATTACATTATAATAGTAACTAATGAAAGAATTTATACAAACCCTTAAGAATATTTGGAGCCTAAAGGAACTAAGAGATAAAATTCTCTTTACGTTAGGTATTATCCTTGTGTATAGATTCGCATCTTATATCTCGTTGCCTGCAATTAACCTTGCAGAAGTAGGGGATCTCTTAGAGCATTATAAAAATCAAGGCGGTAACAAGCAAGGAGCAGGTCTCCTTGGCTTGCTTTCGTCGTTTACGGGTGGGGCTTTCAGTCACGCTTCCGTAATGGCGTTAGGTATCATGCCTTATATTTCAGCTTCTATTATTGTTCAGTTGATGGGGATGGCTATTCCTTATCTTCAGAAACTTCAGAAAGATGGAGAGTCCGGTAGAAATACATTGAATCAAATTACTAGATGGTTAACAATTGGGGTTTGTCTTGTACAGGCACCTTCTTATTTAACTTCTATTACTCAATTATTCTTACCATATGCTCAGTTCCAGTCTGCATATTATGTAGAGCCAAATTCTATTATGTTCTGGTTACCAAGTATTGTTATACTTGTTGCCGGATCAGTATTTGCAATGTGGCTAGGTGAGAAAATTACTGACAAAGGAATCGGAAATGGTATTTCTATCCTTATTATGGTTGGTATCTTATCTAGACTTCCAGAAGCATTTGTACAGGAAATGGCCGTGCAGAACGGAAAAGGAGGAATGGGATCTATCATGATCCTTATTGAAGTGATATTCTGGATGTTGGTAGTTCTTTTAGCAGTCGTCCTCTCGGTCGCTGTTAGAAAAATTCCAATTCAATATGTAAGCAGAGCTCAAGCAAGAGGAGGTGTAAATAGAAATCTTATGCAAGGAGCAAGACAATGGATTCCATTGAAAGTTAATGCTGCCGGGGTTATGCCGATTATCTTTGCTCAGGCATTGATGTTCGTACCTGGTTTATTAACCAAATTCGATGAGTCTAATACTTTTCTTGCAGGTTTCAAGAATGTTTTTAGCTGGCAGTACAATGTATTGTTTGCGCTATTAATTATTATCTTCTCATTTTTCTATACTGCAATTACTATTCCGGTAAACCAAATGGCTGATGATTTGAAGAGAAATGGAGGTTTAGTACCGAAAGTAAGACCCGGTAAAGAGACAGCTGATTATTTAGATGATATTTTATCAAAAATTACCTTGCCAGGTGCAATATTTTTATCTATCTTTGCAGTCCTTCCAGCAATTGTGCATGGAAGCTTTGTTCAGACAGATGCGTTCGCCCTATTTTTCGGGGGAACATCACTATTGATTATGGTGGGAGTTATTTTGGATACAGTTCAACAGATTAATACATATCTGCTGAACCATCACTATGATGGCTTAATGCAGTCTAAACTGTCAAGAACGACTGGATATTAATTTATGGCAAAACAAAAACATATTGAACAAGACGGCGTTATAACGGAAGCACTTTCGAACGCTCAGTTCCGTGTAGAGCTAGAAAATGGGCATATGCTTATCGCTCATATTTCTGGTAAAATGAGAATGCATTATATTAAACTTTTACCTGGTGATAAGGTAAAACTAGAAATGTCTCCCTATGATTTGACAAAAGGGAGAATTACTTTTAGATATTAAACAACCGCCAAATGGAGTCTTCGGGTTTCCATTTGGCTATTGTTAAAAAATAAATACTATCAAATGAAAGTTAGAGCATCAATCAAAAAAAGAAGTGCTGATTGCAAGATCGTACGCAGAAAAGGTGTACTATTTGTGATCAACAAGAAGAACCCAAAATTTAAACAAAGACAAGGCTAATATTAAATTATGGCGAGAATTGCAGGTATTGATTTACCAAAAAACAAAAGAGGCGTTATCGGTTTAACTTATATTTACGGAGTTGGAAGAAGTACTTCTTCTGAAATCCTTAAAGTAGCCGGTATTAGCGAAGATAAGAAAGTCAACGAATGGAATGACGATGAATTGGCTGCAATCAGAAATTATATTACTGAAAACGTAAAAGTTGAAGGTGAGTTAAGATCTGAAGTGCAATTGAACATCAAGAGATTGATGGACATAGGATGCCAACGAGGAATACGTCACAGACTAGGACTACCTTTAAGAGGCCAGAGAACGAAAAACAACTCTAGAACCCGTAAAGGAAAGAGAAAAACAGTTGCTAACAAGAAAAAAGCAAGTAAATAATCGTTAGGAATTATGGCAAAACAAAGTAAAGTAGTTAAAAAAAGAAAAGTAAAAGTTGAAGCTATTGGTGAAGCGCATATTCAAGCTTCTTTCAATAACATCATCATTTCTTTAACAAATAAAAGCGGAGAAGTTATCTCTTGGGCTTCTGCCGGTAAAATGGGATTCAGAGGTTCTAAAAAGAACACTCCTTTTGCTGCTCAAATGGCAGCTGAAAATTGCTCTAACGTAGCTCACGAAGCTGGATTAAGAAGAGTAAAGGTGTATGTGAAAGGTCCAGGTGCAGGTAGAGAATCTGCTATCAGAACAATTCACAATTCAGGTATTGAAGTTAGCGAAATTATTGACGTTACTCCTATGCCACACAATGGATGTAGACCACCAAAAAGAAGAAGAGTTTAATTTTTAGAATTTACCCATTATGGCAAGATATATTGGACCTAAAACTAAGATTGCTAGAAAGTTTGGTGCTGCAATCTACGGAGATGATAAAAACTTCGAAAAGAGAAAAAACCAACCGCCAGGACAACATGGTCCTAACAAAAGAAGAGGTGCTAAAAAATCAGAATATGCAGTTCAGTTAGCTGAAAAACAAAAAGCTAAATATACTTACGGTATTTTAGAAAGACAGTTTGCAAATTTATTCGATAAAGCACACAGAAGTAAAGGTGTAACAGGTGAAGTTCTATTACAGCTTTGTGAATCAAGATTGGATAACGTAGTATACAGATTAGGTTTTGCTAAAACCAGAGCTGGTGCTAGACAGTTAACTTCTCACAGACACATCACTGTGAATGGTGAGATCCTTAACATCCCTTCTTATTTAGTAAAAGCTGGTGATGTAATCGCTGTAAGAGAAAAATCTAAGTCTCTTGAAGTTGTTACTGACTCATTGGCTGCTAAAGCAAATTATGAGTGGTTACAATTCAACGATGAGAAGAAAGAAGGTACTTTCATCTCTGCTCCTGAGAGAATCCAAATTCCGGAAGACATCAAGGAACAGCTTATCGTCGAACTTTACTCTAAATAATTTTTTAATCAAATTTTTGCTCAACCCAATAATATGGCAATTTTACAATTCATAAAACCCGATAAAGTAATTTTACTTAACTCTGATGAATTTAAAGGTCAATTCGAATTCAGACCTCTAGAACCAGGTTTCGGGCTTACAATCGGTAATGCTTTGAGAAGAGTGTTGCTTTCTTCTCTGGAAGGATACGCTATTTCATCTATCAAAATAGAAGGTGTAGAGCACGAATTTTCAACTATTCCAGGAGTAATCGAAGACGTAACCGAAATTATTCTTAACCTTAAGCAGGTAAGACTAAAAGCTACGGCAGAAAACCAGACGAATGAGCAGGTTGTTGCTAAAGTTTCGGGACAGACGATTATTACTGCTGGAGATTTAGGTAAATCTATCAATGGATTCGAGATTTTAAATCCGGATTTGTTAATCTGTAACCTAAACAGTGATGTAACTTTCGAAATCACCTTCAATGTAGAGAAAGGTAGAGGGTATGTTCCTTCAGAACAAAATAAGACAAACAATGCTCCTGTAGGAACTATTGCTATTGACTCTATTTTTACCCCTATTAAGAAAGTACAATACAGTATTGAAAATTATCGTGTAGAGCAAAAAACAGACTACGAAAAACTTGTATTAGATATAGAAACTGATGGCTCAATCAGCCCTCAGAATGCTTTAACAGAAGCTTCTAAGATATTAATTTATCACTTCATGTTGTTCTCTGATGAGAGAATCACGTTGGAGACTGAAGCAGTAAAAGCATCTATCCAATACGATGAAGAGACTCTTCACACAAGACAACTTCTTAAGTCTAAATTAGCAGATATGGATCTTTCAGTAAGAGCCCTTAACTGTCTGAAAGCGGCTGAAGTCGAAACTCTTGGAGAACTGGTTTCTTACAGTAAGTCTGATTTGATGAAATTCAGAAATTTTGGTAAAAAATCTTTGACAGAACTAGAAGAATTAGTGCATTCAAAAGGTCTTAACTTCGGTTTCGACGTTGCAAAATATAAGTTAGACGCTGATAAATAATTAATAATGAGACACGGTAAAAAATTCAATCACTTAGGAAGAACAGCTTCTCATAGAAGTGCTTTACTTTCTAATATGGCTTGTTCTCTAATTGAGCATAAAAGAATCAACACTACTGTAGCTAAAGCGAAAGCTTTAAGAGTATATGTTGAACCTCTATTAACAAAGGCAAAAGAAGATACTACACACAATAGAAGAATTGTTTTTTCATATCTTCAAAGTAAAGAAGCGGTTACTGAACTTTTCAGATCAGTAGCTCCTAAAATCGCAGAAAGAAACGGCGGATATACAAGAATCATCAAGACTGGTTTCAGACAAGGTGATGCTGCTGATATGGCTCTTATCGAGCTTGTTGATTTCAACGAACTTTACAATCCTAATGCTGAAGAGAAAAAGACTACTAGAAGAAGTAGAAGAGCTACAACTGCTAAAAAAGAAGCTGTAGTTGCTGATGCTCCTAAAGTAGAAGAAAAAGTTGAAGAGCCTAAGGCTGAAGCAACTGATTCTACAGAGGAAAAAACTGAGGAATAATATAATATTTTCTTCAAGATATAAAAGGAGCGTGTATTTATTTACAGGCTCCTTTATTTTTAATAAAAATTTAACCATGAAAAAAACTTTACTTTTTATTTTATTACAGTTTTGCGTGTTAGTTTTCAGTCAGGTACCCACATTAGACTGGCAACTTACTACTCCTTTCATAAGACAGGAGCAGGTAAAAAAAATGGAAATCTTACCGGATGGCAGCTATTTAGCGCATAAGGATAACGATAATAATGATTTAATTATCACCGAAAACAATGGCAAAACATGGAGACAGATTAATGATAATTCAAAAACTGTCGCCGACTTTACGATTCATAATAACAAAGGGTATGCTATCATAGGAGGTGATCTTAGAATTACAGATCCCAAGTTTTCTACTGCGGGAGTTTCTTACCCGCTTCCTACAAATACTCAGACAATTTTTGTATTGAATGACAGCACTATATTCATAGGCTCGGATAATAGCAGAATACATAAATCTACCAACGGAGGGGCAACATGGGTTAGCTATATTGTTCCAACAGTATATCAGGATAAAATCATGAGTGTATTTTTTACTGATGCAAATACTGGATTTTGTGTTTCGGATGCAACGGTTGGAAACAGTTTTATTTTTAAAACGACTAATGGTGGGCAGACATGGGTGAAGATGAATACAAGTTCTGTGGAATTTAGCAAGATTGTATTTAAAGATTCAATGAATGGAATTGCTACAAAATATGGTGGAAACCCTCTATATACTTTAGATGGTGGAAATACTTGGAATGAAGCTGCAGGCGTTGGAACCTTAAATGATATTAAATTGTATAACAATGAATATATTGCCATAGGAAATCCTAATAAATTATACAAAACTGCTACTGGAGAATCTTGGACAAATACAGGAGATATGTATCCTCCAGTTTTTCATGTTTTTACTTGTCTTGCGACTCATCCTGATTTTGTTCTTGTGGGAACAAATAATGAAACAGGTAGTAGCCAATTACGCCATACCATTTTTAAAAGTACTAATTTGCTGAATTGGAATCCTTTAAATATTAAATGGATCTACTGGGCACTTTACAATCAGGCTTATGCAAGTGAAAAATTAGCAATAGTACCTTTTAGTTATTTTTCTCAAGACAAAGGTTATTCTTGGGAGGCTTCGAGAAATGATTTCCCTGCAGGAGCAATGAATATATTACCTGATGGGAGAGGTATTGCTATAGGAAGAAGTACATCTCAATTTTGGAAAACAATTGATAATGGACTAACTTGGACGGAAGCTATATCTCCTAATACAAGATTAACCATCCCGGCTATGAAACCCAATGGAGATTTTGCAATTGCCAATTTGGGAACCAATTCCAACCAATTTACAGGATATATCTCAACATATTCTGCTGCGGGTGGATGGACTCCGCCGGTGAGCGTTGAATGGGAAGTTTCTTCCATGAAATTTATTGATAATAACGTAGGTTTTCTTGTGCAGCGAGAAAAAGTGATGAAAACTGTAGATGGTGGACTGACATGGACGGCCGTTACCAATTATCCCGGAGCAATAATAGATGCAAGGAATATTGTCTTTGGAAACTCTTCAAGAGTATACATTGGTAAATATTATACAACGAACTTAGGAGCTACATGGACGGCTGTACCTTCGCCAATGTCATTTTTTAAAGATTATGAAATTTTTTCGGACGGCACAGGATATGCTATGGATCTCTATAGAGATATTTATAAAACAACCAATTTTGGAGCATCTTGGCAGAAAATTATAACAACACAATTGTTGGCTACACCAGGCAGTACGATTAACAAAGTTGCTTTTGCTAAAAATTATATGGTAGCAGTAGGGTCAACAGGTTTCTATGTATTAGACCTGGTAACGGGTAATCTTTCTACCAACGATCCTAAATTAGAAGTAAATAATAAAATGAGGATTTATCCTAATCCTACTTCTTCAATATTATTTTTTGACATAAAAGATAAAATAAAAAGTATCATTGTATTTGATATTTCCGGAAGGATTTTCAAAAATATTGAGAATGTAAAACAAAGCTCAATTGATATTTCTGATTTAGAAAAAGGAAATTATTTTGTGAAAATAATTACTGAAGATAAGACGTACTTAGAAAAAGTCATTAAGAAATAAATAAAAACCGTTCAGGCTTCTGAACGGTTTTTTATGTTTTAGATTTTGGTTCTTTTCAACTCGATAATGTTGTTACCTTGTTCAAGGTGAAGACTGTCTCCTTTTACTCTCGCGGTCATATCATCTTTTTTATAGATTGTTTCGCCATCTTTTGTTTCTTTCTTTTCCAGTGTGAAAGTTTTTTTGTTGCTTGTGATCGCAACAGTACTTTCTTTCGGGTCATTCTTGAAAACTACTTTTACTAAAGCTCCATCTGTTGCTTTGTAAACGAAATCTGTCTTTTCCGTTTTCTGTCCATTAACTTCTATCGTAGATGAATTTACTGTAGAAGAATCTATTTTCCCGTTATTATCAACAATAGTTGTTTCTGAACTATCAGTTTTAATAATATTTTTATTGCCGCTTTCAGTTTTGTTGCAACTTACTAATGATAAAGCAACAAGTGAAACTGTGATTAAAAGTCCTTTTTTCATGTTATTTATTCTTTAAATGTATTTGAAAGTTAATTTTCTGTGGTAAAGAAATTAGAATAAATTTAATAAAACAAAAAACAAACCAATAATTATCGCTGAAAATTTAAAAATAAAAATCTTAAGACATGATTTTATACGTATGGTCAAAAAGATGTGTTTTGAGCTTTAATATTAACTAAAATTTAACTTGCAATTCCTTTAAAAGATAAGCTATATATGGTCAGAAAAGTTAAAAATTGATTAAATTTGTATAAACTATAAAAAAAACAGAAAAATGAGTTACATTTCTTATATAGAAGCGAGACAAATTTTGGATTCAAGAGGAAATCCTACAATAGAAGTAGATGTATTTACTGAAAGCGGGGCAATGGGCCGTGCAGCAGTTCCTTCGGGAGCATCTACAGGAGAACATGAAGCGGTTGAATTACGTGATGGTGGTTCAGAATATATGGGGAAAGGAGTTCTTAAAGCTGTTGAAAATGTAAGAGAAGTAATAGCACCTGAATTGGTGGGTCTTCCTGTTTTTGATCAGAATCTTTTAGATCAGATCATGATTGAACTTGATGGGACACCTAATAAAGGAAGTCTTGGGGCAAATGCAATCCTTGGAGTTTCTTTGGCAGCAGCAAAAGCAGCAGCAGCAGAATTGAAAATGCCTTTATATAAATATGTAGGTGGTGTTAATGCAAACACACTTCCTGTTCCGATGATGAACGTTATCAATGGTGGTTCTCACTCTGATGCGCCTATCGCGTTCCAGGAATTTATGGTAATGCCGGTAAAAGCAGACTCTTTCTCT encodes:
- the rplF gene encoding 50S ribosomal protein L6, which produces MSRIGKAIITIPAGITVTEKDGVVTVKGPKGELTQELTEGITLEQNDGVLTFSRPSDSKQHRALHGLYRALINNMILGTAEGFTKKLELVGVGYRASHTGQKLELALGFSHGIVLELPKEVIIDTLTEKGKNPIITLTSHDKQLLGMVSAKIRSFRKPEPYKGKGVRFVGEIVRRKAGKSA
- the rplR gene encoding 50S ribosomal protein L18, whose translation is MALSKVEKRIRIKRRVRGKISGSSELPRLSVYKSNKEIYAQLIDDKDGKTLVSASSRDKGVDAKGTKSEVSAAVGKAIAAKAVAAGIGAIVFDRNGFVYHGRVKALADGAREGGLKF
- the rpsE gene encoding 30S ribosomal protein S5; translation: MLGLDNIERVKPGGLELKDRLVSVNRVTKVTKGGRAFGFSAIVVVGNEEGVIGYGLGKSKEVASAIAKAVEDAKKNLVKVPVMNHTIPHQTTARYGGADIFLRPASHGTGLIAGGAVRAVLESAGIHDILSKSKGSSNPHNVVKATFKALLDIRRPEEIARMRGVSLSKVFNG
- the rpmD gene encoding 50S ribosomal protein L30; its protein translation is MATIKVKQVRSAIGRTKTQKRTLEALGFKKLHQVVEHEATPSILGMIAAVSHLLEVQK
- the rplO gene encoding 50S ribosomal protein L15, with translation MNLNNIKPAAGSTFSSKRIGRGQGSGKGGTSTKGHKGQKARAGYSQKIGFEGGQMPLQRRLPKFGFKNVNRKEFRAINLDDIQTLIDTKSVTGDITKEVLVQNGLATKNESVKIMGRGELKSAVSISADKFTKSALELISKAGGQAITL
- the secY gene encoding preprotein translocase subunit SecY is translated as MKEFIQTLKNIWSLKELRDKILFTLGIILVYRFASYISLPAINLAEVGDLLEHYKNQGGNKQGAGLLGLLSSFTGGAFSHASVMALGIMPYISASIIVQLMGMAIPYLQKLQKDGESGRNTLNQITRWLTIGVCLVQAPSYLTSITQLFLPYAQFQSAYYVEPNSIMFWLPSIVILVAGSVFAMWLGEKITDKGIGNGISILIMVGILSRLPEAFVQEMAVQNGKGGMGSIMILIEVIFWMLVVLLAVVLSVAVRKIPIQYVSRAQARGGVNRNLMQGARQWIPLKVNAAGVMPIIFAQALMFVPGLLTKFDESNTFLAGFKNVFSWQYNVLFALLIIIFSFFYTAITIPVNQMADDLKRNGGLVPKVRPGKETADYLDDILSKITLPGAIFLSIFAVLPAIVHGSFVQTDAFALFFGGTSLLIMVGVILDTVQQINTYLLNHHYDGLMQSKLSRTTGY
- the infA gene encoding translation initiation factor IF-1; amino-acid sequence: MAKQKHIEQDGVITEALSNAQFRVELENGHMLIAHISGKMRMHYIKLLPGDKVKLEMSPYDLTKGRITFRY
- the rpmJ gene encoding 50S ribosomal protein L36, with product MKVRASIKKRSADCKIVRRKGVLFVINKKNPKFKQRQG
- the rpsM gene encoding 30S ribosomal protein S13 — translated: MARIAGIDLPKNKRGVIGLTYIYGVGRSTSSEILKVAGISEDKKVNEWNDDELAAIRNYITENVKVEGELRSEVQLNIKRLMDIGCQRGIRHRLGLPLRGQRTKNNSRTRKGKRKTVANKKKASK
- the rpsK gene encoding 30S ribosomal protein S11 is translated as MAKQSKVVKKRKVKVEAIGEAHIQASFNNIIISLTNKSGEVISWASAGKMGFRGSKKNTPFAAQMAAENCSNVAHEAGLRRVKVYVKGPGAGRESAIRTIHNSGIEVSEIIDVTPMPHNGCRPPKRRRV
- the rpsD gene encoding 30S ribosomal protein S4, coding for MARYIGPKTKIARKFGAAIYGDDKNFEKRKNQPPGQHGPNKRRGAKKSEYAVQLAEKQKAKYTYGILERQFANLFDKAHRSKGVTGEVLLQLCESRLDNVVYRLGFAKTRAGARQLTSHRHITVNGEILNIPSYLVKAGDVIAVREKSKSLEVVTDSLAAKANYEWLQFNDEKKEGTFISAPERIQIPEDIKEQLIVELYSK
- a CDS encoding DNA-directed RNA polymerase subunit alpha; the encoded protein is MAILQFIKPDKVILLNSDEFKGQFEFRPLEPGFGLTIGNALRRVLLSSLEGYAISSIKIEGVEHEFSTIPGVIEDVTEIILNLKQVRLKATAENQTNEQVVAKVSGQTIITAGDLGKSINGFEILNPDLLICNLNSDVTFEITFNVEKGRGYVPSEQNKTNNAPVGTIAIDSIFTPIKKVQYSIENYRVEQKTDYEKLVLDIETDGSISPQNALTEASKILIYHFMLFSDERITLETEAVKASIQYDEETLHTRQLLKSKLADMDLSVRALNCLKAAEVETLGELVSYSKSDLMKFRNFGKKSLTELEELVHSKGLNFGFDVAKYKLDADK
- the rplQ gene encoding 50S ribosomal protein L17, which translates into the protein MRHGKKFNHLGRTASHRSALLSNMACSLIEHKRINTTVAKAKALRVYVEPLLTKAKEDTTHNRRIVFSYLQSKEAVTELFRSVAPKIAERNGGYTRIIKTGFRQGDAADMALIELVDFNELYNPNAEEKKTTRRSRRATTAKKEAVVADAPKVEEKVEEPKAEATDSTEEKTEE
- a CDS encoding T9SS type A sorting domain-containing protein: MKKTLLFILLQFCVLVFSQVPTLDWQLTTPFIRQEQVKKMEILPDGSYLAHKDNDNNDLIITENNGKTWRQINDNSKTVADFTIHNNKGYAIIGGDLRITDPKFSTAGVSYPLPTNTQTIFVLNDSTIFIGSDNSRIHKSTNGGATWVSYIVPTVYQDKIMSVFFTDANTGFCVSDATVGNSFIFKTTNGGQTWVKMNTSSVEFSKIVFKDSMNGIATKYGGNPLYTLDGGNTWNEAAGVGTLNDIKLYNNEYIAIGNPNKLYKTATGESWTNTGDMYPPVFHVFTCLATHPDFVLVGTNNETGSSQLRHTIFKSTNLLNWNPLNIKWIYWALYNQAYASEKLAIVPFSYFSQDKGYSWEASRNDFPAGAMNILPDGRGIAIGRSTSQFWKTIDNGLTWTEAISPNTRLTIPAMKPNGDFAIANLGTNSNQFTGYISTYSAAGGWTPPVSVEWEVSSMKFIDNNVGFLVQREKVMKTVDGGLTWTAVTNYPGAIIDARNIVFGNSSRVYIGKYYTTNLGATWTAVPSPMSFFKDYEIFSDGTGYAMDLYRDIYKTTNFGASWQKIITTQLLATPGSTINKVAFAKNYMVAVGSTGFYVLDLVTGNLSTNDPKLEVNNKMRIYPNPTSSILFFDIKDKIKSIIVFDISGRIFKNIENVKQSSIDISDLEKGNYFVKIITEDKTYLEKVIKK